One Periophthalmus magnuspinnatus isolate fPerMag1 chromosome 8, fPerMag1.2.pri, whole genome shotgun sequence genomic window carries:
- the LOC117374328 gene encoding arf-GAP with dual PH domain-containing protein 1-like: protein MAVDQDQNRQRIKQLMRKPGNNYCADCRAADPEWASYTLGVFVCQSCSGLHRNIAQISKVKSVLLDPWRPSEVEFMDSVGNDAARAKFEKQVPAFYYRPSRTDCTLLREQWIRAKYERKEFIYVEKQEPYTAGYREGFLWKRGRDNGQYLNRKFILSEREGVLKYFNKNDAREPKAVMKFQSVNACFQPAKIGTAHGLQITYLKDNSTRNIFVYHEDGKEMVDWFNAIRAARFHYLQVAFPIASVSELLPKLTRNFIKEGYMEKTGPKHTEGFKKRWFTMDDRRLMYFKDPMDAYARGEVFVGSKDNNYSLVPHFPPGIQGNHWQFGITIVTPDRMFLMACENEKEHRDWINAIENVMDRPMLPHEYAVEAYFKHKP from the exons ATGGCTGTAGATCAAGACCAGAACAGGCAGCGCATTAAGCAGCTCATGAGGAAACCTGGAAACAACTACTGCGCGGACTGTCGAGCGGCAG ATCCAGAGTGGGCTTCGTACACACTGGGCGTATTTGTGTGTCAAAGTTGTTCTGGTCTCCACAGAAATATTGCccagattagtaaagttaagtctgtgctgcttgaCCCCTGGCGTCCTTCTGAAGTAGAG TTTATGGACTCAGTGGGAAATGATGCTGCCAGGGCCAAATTTGAAAAGCAGGTTCCAGCCTTTTATTACCGACCATCACGCACAGACTGCAC GCTTCTCCGAGAACAATGGATCCGAGCCAAGTATGAGAGGAAGGAGTTTATTTATGTGGAGAAGCAAGAGCCGTACACTGCAG gATACAGAGAAGGTTTTTTATGGAAACGTGGCAGAGACAATGGACAATACCTCAATCGAAAGTTCATTTTGTCTGAACGTGAGGGTGTTCTGAAGTACTTCAACAAAAATGAT GCTAGAGAGCCCAAAGCCGTTATGAAGTTTCAAAGTGTGAATGCCTGTTTTCAACCTGCAAAAATTGGCACTGCACATGGCTTACAGATCACTTATTTAAAGGACAACAGCACCaggaatatatttgtatatcatGAAGATGGCAAG GAAATGGTCGACTGGTTCAATGCCATTCGTGCCGCCAGGTTCCATTACCTTCAGGTGGCTTTTCCCATAGCCTCTGTTTCTGAG CTCTTGCCAAAACTAACCAGAAACTTTATAAAGGAGGGGTACATGGAGAAAACAGGCCCAAAg CACACAGAAGGTTTTAAGAAAAGATGGTTTACAATGGACGACCGAAGGCTCATGTACTTCAAAGATCCTATG GATGCCTATGCAAGAGGTGAGGTGTTCGTAGGCAGCAAAGACAACAATTACAGCCTGGTTCCCCACTTCCCACCAGGCATCCAGGGAAATCATTGGCAGTTTGGTATCACCATAGTAACCCCAGACAGGATGTTCCTTATGGCATGTGAGAACGAAAAAGAGCACAGAGACTGGATAAATGCTATTGAAAACGTTATGGACCGACCAATGCTGCCTCACGAGTATGCAG tggaGGCCTACTTTAAACACAAGCCCTGA
- the LOC117374329 gene encoding RNA-binding protein with serine-rich domain 1-like, translating into MWRSCAYATSCDIITERRFGHKCLLKNPSIERKNDMAPSPTKRKEEEKTKERGKEKNIKDEDKERGRDKVRKRRSASTGSSSSRSSSSSSSSSGSSSGSSSGSSSSGSSRSGSSSSRSSSSSSSSGSPSPSRRRHDNRRRSRSTSKTQKKTDEKERRKRSPTPKPTKVHIGRLTRNVTKEHILEIFSTYGKIKMVDLLTDRSHPHLSKGSAYVEFETSEEAQKALKHMDGGQIDGQEITAAAVLPQRFRPPPRRLSPPRRMPPPPPMWRRSPPRMRRRSRSPRRRSPIRRRSRSRSAGRRRHRSRSSSNSSR; encoded by the exons ATGTGGCGCTCGTGTGCATACGCAACTtcctgtgacatcatcactgagCGACGCTTTGGCCACAAGTGTTTGCTTAAAAATCCTTCGATCGAAAGAAAGAACGACAT GGCCCCATCACCGACAAAGCgcaaagaggaagaaaaaacaaaggagAGGGGTAAGGAAAAGAACATCAAGGATGAAGACAAAGAACGAGGACGAGACAAAGTGAGGAAGCGTCGCAGTGCTTCTAcaggaagcagcagcagcag GTCCAGCTCATCTTCAAGCAGCAGTTCTGGTTCCAGCTCAGGCTCCTCCAGTGGGTCCAGTTCATCTGGTTCCAGTCGCTCAGGTTCGTCAAGCtctcgctcctcttcctcctcaagCTCATCTGGATCTCCTAGTCCAAGCCGTAGACGCCACGATAACCGACGCAGGTCACGTTCAAC ctcaaaaacacagaaaaaaacagatgagAAGGAAAGGCGAAAAAGAAGCCCAACTCCAAAACCAACCAAGGTTCATATAGGTCGACTGACCAGAAATGTCACAAAG gAACACATACTAGAGATCTTTTCAACTTACGGGAAAATCAAAATGGTGGATTTGCTGACGGACAGAAGTCATCCTCACCTTAGCAAGGGCTCTGCTTATGTTGAGTTTGAAACCTCAGAAGAGGCACAGAAAGCACTCAAACACATGGATGGAG GCCAAATTGATGGACAAGAAATAACTGCTGCAGCAGTACTGCCTCAGCGCTTCCGACCTCCACCTCGGAGACTTTCTCCACCGCGAAGAAtgcccccacccccccccaTGTGGCGCCGCAGCCCACCACGCATGAGGAGAAG aTCCCGCTCTCCGAGGAGACGCTCACCAATTCGACGCCGCTCACGCTCTAGGTCTGCAGGGCGCAGGCGCCATCGCTCTCGCTCCAGCTCAAACTCCTCCAGATAA
- the LOC117374327 gene encoding uncharacterized protein LOC117374327, which yields MGRLDDAAKQKVVELRRAGLSFRKIKAELELENIKVSAQAIYLFLREFQGRPPGRARPLEIRGTPDPQLQERGKGAPDKWGGIHLQNLIRISSQQSHRSDFMSKSPNLSSTNPPGSSGECSSGSSSSSQGQGLKEENDIQIVSVTSLSQTSQNIVQNPVTRAATTLACSTGATTAALAKRRVSPSPTTNSMLAARKRILDKALSHRIKSFQQMASLIRRDQTSVQGPGLRNPVTQPSNTYNSNERAAMENQSEGLGGTSALHYSIQRPSMTVRSVQPPPRVGIRLPSQSVKSLSGISNLRLPPPPSSQSTNQNEGNSSPQHTVLESRVDTILQDQIQTLSSEVHSLGVAVKMLIEQQCRLEREQVQQTNIQKQILSTLQTMSSKMGCCSAVQQQQKTHSPAALKSTSFNQDSFTCSQGTYTQCSQSQPSFSSIDSLETVEPFKLPELSPTSMNGFATCSSAESLPLIPSPLYQQQNTQAQAHISAFTQSYVSAYNQSNNHTFAENKLANFSNSCAVRTFQDCNISTEVLTMSSSVQDQVNSIKVEGP from the exons ATGGGTCGACTTGATGATGCTGCCAAACAAAAAGTTGTGGAGCTGCGAAGGGCTGGACTGAGCTTCCGTAAAATTAAAGCTGAATTGGAACTAGAGAACATCAAGGTGTCGGCACAGGCTATTTATCTGTTCTTGAGAGAGTTTCAGGGAAGACCTCCAGGACGTGCGCGCCCTTTGGAGATCCGAGGCACACCCGACCCTCAGCTGCAGGAACGGGGCAAAGGAGCTCCAGATAAATGGGGTGGCATTCATCTTCAAAATCTCATACGGATTTCCTCTCAACAGTCACACCGTTCGGATTTCATGTCAAAATCTCCAAATCTAAGTAGCACAAACCCCCCAGGGTCCTCGGGAGaatgtagtagtggtagtagcagcagcagccaaGGGCAAGGACTTAAGGAAGAAAATGACATTCAGATTGTCAGTGTCACATCTCTTTCACAGACGAGCCAAAACATTGTTCAGAACCCTGTAACAAGAGCTGCAACAACTCTAGCATGTTCCACTGGAGCAACTACTGCAGCACTAGCAAAAAGAAGGGTCAGTCCTTCCCCTACTACAAACTCAATGTTGGCTGCACGTAAGAGGATTTTGGACAAAGCTCTATCGCACAGAATAAAG TCTTTCCAGCAGATGGCATCACTGATAAGAAGAGACCAAACTAGTGTGCAGGGACCTGGTTTGAGAAATCCTGTTACTCAACCATCCAACACGTATAATTCAAATGAAAGG GCTGCTATGGAAAATCAGTCTGAAGGATTAGGAGgaacttcagctctgcattacTCAATTCAAAGACCTAGTATGACAGTCCGCTCAGTTCAGCCTCCTCCTCGTGTTGGCATTCGTCTTCCAAGTCAATCAGTGAAGTCATTATCTGGGATCTCAAATTTACGACTGCCACCCCCACCTAGCAGCCAATCAACTAATCAAAATGAGGGGAATTCTAGTCCACAACATACTGTTCTAGAGTCAAGAGTGGACACTATTCTGCAGGACCAAATCCAGACATTAAGCTCTGAAGTGCACAGTCTTGGCGTGGCGGTAAAGATGTTGATCGAGCAGCAGTGTCGTCTGGAGCGGGAGCAGGTGCAGCAGacaaacattcagaagcaaatTCTCAGTACTCTTCAGACTATGTCCTCCAAAATGGGATGCTGTAGCGCAGttcaacagcaacaaaaaaCTCACTCACCTGCCGCTCTTAAATCTACCTCCTTTAACCAAGACTCTTTTACATGTAGCCAAGGCACTTACACACAGTGCAGCCAGTCGCAGCCAAGCTTCAGCTCTATAGACTCTTTAGAAACAGTTGAACCCTTTAAACTCCCTGAACTTAGTCCTACCAGCATGAATGGTTTTGCAACATGTAGCAGTGCTGAGAGCCTTCCACTTATTCCATCACCATTGTACCAACAGCAAAACACTCAAGCTCAAGCCCACATATCAGCATTCACACAAAGCTACGTGTCTGCTTACAACCAATCAAATAATCACACATTTGCAGAGAATAAATTGGCAAATTTTTCAAACAGCTGTGCAGTAAGAACCTTTCAGGACTGTAATATTTCCACTGAGGTTTTAACAATGAGCAGTTCTGTTCAGGATCAGGTAAATAGTATAAAAGTGGAAGGCCCTTAG
- the LOC117374330 gene encoding cytochrome P450 2K1-like: MDYSLGLFSPTSLLGTIALILLLYIIINSLTAEELRKEPPGPRPWPLLGNLMQLDLKRLFVTLHEMSRKYGNIFTVYLGPNKVVVLAGFKTVKEALVGFAEEFGDRATPKVLHDFIQGHGIVFCNGETWKEMRRFALTTLRDFGMGKRLAEDKIVEECHYLIQEFEKHKGKPFDTTRLVNYATSNIISSIVYGSRFEYDDPRFKNMVARANENIQLSGSASIQLYNMFPRLFYWINNRKKIWRNASENVNDIQNLITGLKETLNPERCRGFVDRFLMQKRKEEDKQNLKTQYHEKNLIFSVSSLFSAGTDTTAATIRWGLLFMVKYPDIQSQVQRELDREVGSREICVEDRKNLPYTDAVIHETQRVANIIPLSIPHKTSRDVTFQGYFIKKDTVVIPLLTSVLYDENEWESPHAFNPSHFLDKDGKFIKREAFLPFSAGRRMCLGEGLAKMELFLIFSNLLQHFRFSPAPGVREEDLLLTPYVGFTLTPSPHELCATIRS; encoded by the exons ATGGATTATTCTTTAGGCCTCTTCAGTCCCACTTCCTTGTTGGGGACTATAGCTCTCATCTTACTTCTGTACATAATAATCAACAGTCTCACAGCTGAGGAATTGAGAAAAGAGCCACCAGGACCAAGGCCTTGGCCACTGCTTGGCAACCTGATGCAGCTTGATCTAAAGAGACTCTTTGTTACCCTTCATGAG ATGTCAAGGAAATATGGAAATATCTTCACAGTCTACTTGGGACCAAACAAAGTGGTTGTACTGGCTGGATTTAAAACGGTCAAAGAGGCTCTGGTTGGATTTGCTGAAGAGTTTGGTGACAGAGCAACTCCTAAAGTCTTACATGATTTCATTCAGGGTCATG GGATTGTTTTTTGCAATGGGGAAACATGGAAGGAGATGAGAAGATTTGCACTCACTACTCTGAGAGACTTTGGGATGGGCAAAAGACTGGCAGAGGATAAAATTGTTGAGGAATGCCACTACCTGATTCAGGAGTTTGAAAAGCATAAAG GAAAGCCATTTGATACAACACGTCTAGTGAACTATGCCACATCAAATATAATCTCATCAATCGTTTATGGAAGCAGGTTTGAATATGACGATCCAAGGTTCAAAAACATGGTGGCAAGAGCCAATGAAAACATTCAGCTCTCAGGTTCTGCATCAATCCAG TTGTATAACATGTTTCCCAGGCTGTTTTATTGGATAAACAACCGGAAGAAGATTTGGAGAAATGCCAGTGAAAATGTCAATGATATTCAAAACTTGATCACTGGTTTGAAAGAGACATTAAACCCTGAGCGGTGCCGTGGCTTTGTTGATCGCTTTCTGATGcaaaagagaaaggaagag GATAAACAGAATTTGAAGACTCAGTACCATGAGAAGAATCTGATATTCTCTGTTAGCAGCCTGTTTTCAGCTGGCACAGACACCACTGCAGCTACAATCAGATGGGGGTTACTGTTTATGGTCAAATATCCAGACATCCAAA GTCAGGTCCAACGGGAGCTCGACAGAGAAGTAGGAAGTCGTGAAATCTGTGTTGAAGATCGGAAAAACCTGCCCTACACTGATGCAGTCATACATGAGACACAGAGAGTTGCCAACATTATACCTTTGTCTATTCCTCACAAAACCAGCAGAGATGTTACCTTTCAGGGCTACTTCATCAAAAAG GATACAGTAGTAATTCCTCTCCTTACTTCTGTGCTGTATGATGAGAATGAATGGGAAAGCCCACACGCCTTCAACCCATCTCATTTCCTGGACAAAGATGGTAAATTCATCAAGAGAGAGGCTTTTCTGCCCTTTTCTGCTG GTCGTAGGATGTGTCTGGGAGAGGGACTGGCCAAGATGGAGTTGTTTCTCATCTTCAGTAACCTCCTCCAGCACTTTCGCTTCAGTCCTGCACCTGGAGTTCGAGAGGAGGATTTACTGTTGACTCCATATGTGGGTTTCACTCTCACCCCATCACCCCACGAGCTGTGTGCAACTATCCGCTCATAA